One Deltaproteobacteria bacterium DNA window includes the following coding sequences:
- a CDS encoding VacJ family lipoprotein — translation MRILFSLVICALVAGCAATVEHRPGDFQAPVHRGLPEEPSVSTRPFLVDDPWEGFNRKMYRFNAELDRYVYLPVVEFYEELLPVSVQHGVSNIFNNFKEIPIFINSVLQGKAKKASVSLGRFIFNT, via the coding sequence ATGCGCATACTTTTTTCTCTTGTGATCTGTGCCTTGGTCGCCGGATGCGCGGCCACGGTCGAGCATCGGCCCGGAGATTTCCAGGCGCCCGTGCATCGGGGCCTGCCCGAGGAACCGTCGGTCTCGACCCGGCCCTTTCTGGTGGACGACCCGTGGGAAGGATTCAACCGAAAAATGTACCGGTTCAACGCCGAATTGGACCGCTATGTCTACCTGCCCGTGGTCGAATTTTACGAAGAACTCCTGCCCGTCAGCGTGCAGCACGGTGTTTCGAATATATTTAATAATTTCAAAGAAATACCAATTTTTATCAATTCCGTCCTCCAAGGCAAGGCCAAAAAGGCCTCGGTTTCCCTTGGCCGGTTTATTTTCAACACC